The sequence CCTGCCTTATGCCCTGGCCGACTACAACGCCGGCCGAGGCAATGTGCTGAAATGGAACAAAGGAGAAGCAGCGACCAATAGCAGCGCATTTATCGAGCAGATCGGTTTCCCAGCCACGCGACTCTATGTCCAAGCGGTTCTCCGGCGTTATGAGCGCTACCGGCCAGTTTTTGGGCATTAGCCTAAAGGTCTTGGCCTGCACCTGCTTTGTTTGTCCCTTGCCTTGCCCGGTTCGTCCCAACTCTAGCCTGCCTCGGTCACATTCCAATCGCGGACGCGTTTGAACCGGCTCAGAGTGGCGGGGAAGTTTGGGATCGAATGAAGTCGAAATGAAAACGAAACATCTGCTTCTTGGCGTGGGAATCGTCGTCGTTGCCGGAGGGTTATGGTTTGGGCGAGTAGTCTGGCGAGTGCGTCATCAAATCGTCACGTTGGATGTCCGCAACGCTCCTTTGGCTGATGTCTTGCTCAGCCTTGAAAGACAAACCTGGACAAAAATCCGCGCCGAAAAGGCCTTGGACGCCCGCATCACGATGCATGTGACGGACAAACCTCTTGCCGACGTGCTGGACCGAATCGCCGAACAGGCCGGCGCGCGGTGGTCCAGGCTCTACGCGGTTTACGACTCAGGCGCTGCTCTTGCGAAACTGGATTCCGCCCTGGGCGGGAATGGAATGGTTGAATCTGCGGGTTGGACGAAGCTGGCGCCCAGTGCCTCCCTGGGTGAGCATGGCCTGGAAGGCGGAGGCCATGCAGAGGGCGGACCTCGACTATTTCCGCCCGGCGACTTGCCTCGAGGGATGGGTGATGCTCCCCCGCCAGGCGGTTTGGGCCCAATGGCAGGGCGGCGTGGGCCGATGATGATGAGGCGCACGCTCAATGGCCCCATGATTATTCAAAACGGCAATGGCCAGGTGGAACTGTGGTCCCCGGAGGAATTAATCATCGACTCGGCGCTCGATGCCCGGCTTGGGAGCGATACGAATCAGACCGCTACAGCCCAGGCCGCTGCGGATACGGCGCAAAAGGTGCATGGCAAATGGACCACTTACCTGGCGTTCACCAAATCCATCATGGGTGTCGGCTTCGGAGTGCCTCCGCGTGGACGCCCCGGCTTTGGCCCTCTGAGGGCCAATCCAAACGATCGCTTTGCCAGGCTCACGCCGCAACAGCGGGTCGAGCGCGAGCGCCAGCGCCTGGGGTTAAACATTAAATAGCAACCGGCTCTGTTGGCCCTTATTCTATGAACTCAATAACTTCCTGCCCCAATCGCCGCGTCATAACCTGGATTGCCGTGCGCGCCTTTACCTTAATCGAATTGCTCGTGGTGCTCGCAATTACCGGAATTCTGGCCAGCCTGCTGTTGCCTGCCCTGGCGCGGGCCAAAGCCAAGGCCTACAACACGGTTTGCGTGAACAACCTCCGTCAACTGGGGATTGCCACGCGCCTCTACGCCGATGATAACAATAATCTGCTGCCCAGCGCGGAGATACTGCCCACGGAGCCGATCAATCCGCAAAAACCGCTGCCGCGCATCTGCGACGTGCTGGCTTCGTATGTCGCCAGGGCCGCCGGCACCAGCACCAACAGCGCCACCGTATTCAAATGTCCCAGGGACGATAAAGGCCTCTTTGCCGCCGAGGGTTCGAGTTATGAATGGAACGCGGACCTGAACGGTCACCGGATTGATGAAACCCGCACCGCCAACCTGTTCCTGGTGACTGCGACCAACGGAGTAATCGTCCAAAGCACAAACATGGTGCTGCGCTTTCCACCCGACACCACGCCGCTCTTTCTCGACTACGAGGAGTTCCACCCACGCCCGCCCAAACCGGGCAAGAACGTCGTCTATATGGATGGCCACGTCGCCCCGCTCAACACCCTGAACGAATGACGCGTTGGAGTCGGCGGGCATAACCAGGCCCACCCGCTTGGGTCGGCCCTGGTCCGCGCGAAGCGTCGTGGACTGCGCCAGTCCCCTGGCGCTTTTAGGCCGCACCTTGCG comes from Verrucomicrobiia bacterium and encodes:
- a CDS encoding type II secretion system protein; translated protein: MNSITSCPNRRVITWIAVRAFTLIELLVVLAITGILASLLLPALARAKAKAYNTVCVNNLRQLGIATRLYADDNNNLLPSAEILPTEPINPQKPLPRICDVLASYVARAAGTSTNSATVFKCPRDDKGLFAAEGSSYEWNADLNGHRIDETRTANLFLVTATNGVIVQSTNMVLRFPPDTTPLFLDYEEFHPRPPKPGKNVVYMDGHVAPLNTLNE